A region from the Streptomyces tsukubensis genome encodes:
- a CDS encoding DUF418 domain-containing protein has translation MTTQTLSSAPPAAGTAGAGGRLPLLDVLRGAAILGTLMTNVWIFAAPGSEWGVLTGATGSPSFDSFPQAVESVLRLLANGKFLALLTVLFGVGLAIQYASAERRGQPWPGRYNRRALFLFFEGTVHFVLIFAWDVLMGYAVTALLVARLLTRSVTAQNRVMWWLGGLHVTVMLAATAFVLADSGTDGDGGGAVLDDGVRELYAHGSWGEQIVFRLENALALRMEPVLTFPLLVFLFLLGVRLFRAGAFGPDATGRRIRARLLVWGLGLGLPISVLSSVAGPELFLLDRYIGGPLTALGYLGLIGAIVDRIRRPGPLMNGLTSVGRTALSGYVLQNVLCMLAAYGLGLGLTERLGGDWHPWWVIALWTAVCATLMLGSSWWLRRFSHGPLEQVQRWALRR, from the coding sequence ATGACCACTCAGACCCTGTCCTCCGCACCGCCCGCGGCCGGCACCGCCGGCGCCGGTGGCCGGCTTCCGCTTCTCGACGTCCTGCGCGGTGCGGCGATCCTCGGCACGCTGATGACCAATGTGTGGATCTTCGCGGCGCCGGGTTCGGAGTGGGGCGTTCTGACGGGCGCCACGGGCAGTCCTTCCTTCGACTCCTTCCCGCAGGCGGTGGAGTCGGTGCTGCGGCTGCTGGCGAACGGAAAGTTCCTGGCGCTGCTGACCGTGCTGTTCGGTGTCGGCCTGGCCATCCAGTACGCCTCCGCCGAGCGGCGCGGACAGCCGTGGCCCGGGCGCTACAACCGGCGGGCGCTGTTCCTGTTCTTCGAGGGGACCGTCCACTTCGTCCTGATCTTCGCCTGGGACGTGCTGATGGGGTACGCGGTCACCGCACTGCTCGTCGCCCGGCTGCTCACCCGGTCCGTGACGGCGCAGAACCGGGTGATGTGGTGGCTCGGCGGTCTGCATGTGACGGTGATGCTCGCGGCCACCGCGTTCGTCCTGGCCGACAGCGGTACCGACGGTGACGGCGGCGGGGCTGTGCTCGACGACGGCGTACGGGAGCTGTACGCGCACGGCAGCTGGGGCGAGCAGATCGTCTTCCGGCTGGAGAACGCCCTGGCCCTGCGGATGGAGCCGGTCCTCACCTTCCCGCTGCTGGTCTTCCTGTTCCTGCTGGGAGTCCGGCTGTTCCGGGCGGGCGCGTTCGGCCCCGACGCCACGGGCCGCCGCATCCGTGCGCGGCTGCTGGTCTGGGGGCTGGGCCTCGGCCTTCCGATCAGCGTGCTCTCGTCCGTCGCGGGCCCCGAACTCTTCCTGCTGGACCGGTACATCGGCGGACCGCTCACGGCGCTGGGCTACCTCGGTCTGATCGGCGCGATCGTGGACCGCATCCGCCGCCCCGGCCCCCTGATGAACGGCCTGACCTCCGTGGGCCGTACCGCACTGTCCGGTTACGTCCTCCAGAACGTCCTCTGCATGCTGGCCGCGTACGGACTCGGCCTCGGCCTGACGGAGCGTCTGGGCGGCGACTGGCACCCGTGGTGGGTGATCGCCCTGTGGACGGCGGTCTGCGCAACCCTGATGCTCGGCTCCTCCTGGTGGCTCCGCCGCTTCTCGCACGGCCCGCTGGAGCAGGTGCAGCGGTGGGCGCTGCGGCGCTGA
- a CDS encoding helix-turn-helix transcriptional regulator yields the protein MAGEGGERDPGAAASDGPGFPCGLGPLGVPAGEEALYRAALARPGATVAQLAAATGWDPARVRRRALALERWGLLVRLPGRPARFGPAPPGPALEALALRRREEIERARLVAAALADGFRSGGRAVVETFGGGPEAVDRFALRLQASARQEVLVLGAPPPPAAAGPGIRRRAVYDHAWLDSPERLAAAREAAAGLGEQSRVLAEVPMVLLAVDRTTALVRDGATALVLRPSALLDGVLALGELLWERAVPLVPAARGAHGLSDEDGRLLALSASGLTDRAIARRLGVAQRTVERRMRRIMNVLGARTRFQAGLRAAELTRGAGPPDDPRGA from the coding sequence ATGGCGGGGGAGGGCGGGGAGCGGGACCCCGGAGCAGCGGCTTCGGACGGGCCCGGTTTTCCGTGCGGGCTCGGCCCGCTCGGTGTCCCCGCCGGTGAGGAGGCGCTCTACCGCGCGGCGCTGGCCCGCCCCGGAGCGACGGTCGCCCAACTCGCCGCGGCCACCGGCTGGGACCCGGCCCGGGTGCGCCGCCGCGCCCTGGCGCTGGAGCGGTGGGGTTTGCTGGTCCGGCTCCCCGGCCGCCCGGCCCGGTTCGGTCCGGCCCCGCCAGGTCCGGCCCTGGAGGCGCTGGCCCTGCGGCGCCGGGAGGAGATCGAACGCGCCCGGCTGGTCGCGGCGGCGCTGGCGGACGGGTTCCGCTCCGGGGGCCGGGCCGTGGTGGAGACCTTCGGCGGCGGCCCGGAGGCGGTGGACCGGTTCGCGTTACGCCTCCAGGCCTCGGCCCGGCAGGAGGTGCTGGTGCTCGGTGCCCCGCCGCCGCCCGCCGCCGCCGGGCCCGGGATCCGGCGGCGCGCGGTCTACGACCACGCCTGGCTGGACTCGCCGGAGCGGCTGGCCGCCGCCCGGGAGGCCGCGGCCGGGCTGGGGGAGCAGAGCCGGGTGCTGGCGGAGGTGCCGATGGTGCTGCTCGCGGTGGACCGTACGACAGCGCTGGTACGGGACGGGGCGACGGCGCTCGTCCTGCGCCCCTCGGCGCTGCTCGACGGGGTGCTGGCACTCGGCGAACTGCTCTGGGAACGCGCCGTACCCCTCGTACCGGCGGCCCGCGGAGCCCATGGGCTCTCCGACGAGGACGGGCGGCTGCTGGCACTGTCCGCATCCGGGCTGACGGACCGGGCGATCGCCCGCCGACTGGGGGTCGCCCAGCGCACGGTGGAGCGCCGGATGCGCCGGATCATGAACGTCCTGGGCGCGCGGACCCGGTTCCAGGCGGGCCTGCGCGCGGCGGAACTGACCCGCGGCGCGGGCCCGCCGGATGATCCCCGGGGCGCCTGA
- a CDS encoding glycosyl hydrolase family 18 protein yields MFKNIRRSPHQRPHEHPRRTKRPHRTLRNRIAAFAAALLLPLAGLTGLNASPAQAAGTLTATFTTESNGSWWRGIYTIRNSGTVAVNGWTLQFDLPAGVTVTGHYHGDATVSGNRVTVKNAHYNGTIPAGGTSNPWSYWFIGNGPVGTPTGCTVNGDKCDGTPDVPPTAPGAPTVTTVTARTMTLGWPASAQGDYPVASYDVFVSGALKTNTTTTTSATVDGLMPNTEYVVTVRAKDTRGNNGPFGPPLTVRTYNPANDPVPPTAPGNLRTTAKTASTVSLAWNASTDNVSVAAYDVYRGQILVKTVTTTSATVTGLSPATAYTFTVKARDLAENSSPASNSLPVTTDDVAGPGNYYKVGYFIQWGLYGRQYFVKNLDTSGAAAKLDVVNYAFENIDPVNLTCQAGVTKGISGNPQDPDEGTGAGDADADYGRPFSAAQSVDGVADDGWGKLRGNFNQIKKLKAKHPHLKFVVSLGGWTFSKFFSDAAATPASREKFVRSCVDIWIKGNLPVYNGAGGPGTGLGVFDGIDIDWEWPGAEGHAGNRWGPQDKDNLTALLAEFRRQLDALGGEHKLLTAFTPADPAKIAAGWDLTKIFDYLDFANVQGYDFHGAGSDNSWEPNRTGHQANLHRDAQDPYPFDFSIEKAVQTYLDAGVNPRKLTVGFPFYGRGWKDVAAGAPGVNGEWQTANGAAPGQFVEEAGIRGYQNMITSYPNMTVYHDTQSISTYGYTGPGGTWWSFDDAWSIGKKAEWIKSKGLLGGMIWEMSGDTPTGTLMNALHAGLP; encoded by the coding sequence ATGTTCAAGAACATCCGCAGATCCCCCCACCAACGCCCCCACGAACACCCCCGCAGAACCAAGCGCCCCCACCGCACCCTCCGCAACCGCATCGCGGCCTTCGCCGCCGCGCTGCTCCTCCCCCTCGCCGGTCTCACCGGGCTGAACGCCTCCCCCGCGCAGGCCGCCGGAACCCTCACCGCCACCTTCACCACCGAGAGCAACGGCTCCTGGTGGCGCGGCATCTACACCATCCGCAACAGCGGCACCGTGGCCGTCAACGGCTGGACGCTCCAGTTCGACCTCCCCGCCGGGGTCACCGTCACCGGCCACTACCACGGCGACGCCACCGTCAGCGGCAATCGCGTCACCGTGAAGAACGCCCACTACAACGGCACCATCCCGGCCGGCGGCACCAGCAACCCCTGGAGCTACTGGTTCATCGGCAACGGGCCCGTCGGCACGCCCACCGGCTGCACGGTCAACGGCGACAAATGCGACGGCACCCCCGATGTACCGCCGACCGCTCCCGGCGCGCCGACCGTCACCACGGTCACCGCCCGGACCATGACGCTCGGCTGGCCCGCGTCCGCCCAGGGCGACTATCCGGTCGCCTCGTACGACGTCTTCGTCAGCGGCGCCCTCAAGACGAACACCACCACCACCACCAGCGCCACCGTCGACGGGCTGATGCCGAACACGGAGTACGTCGTCACCGTGCGGGCGAAGGACACCCGCGGCAACAACGGTCCGTTCGGCCCACCGCTCACCGTCCGCACGTACAACCCGGCGAACGATCCCGTGCCACCCACCGCGCCGGGCAATCTGCGCACCACCGCGAAGACCGCCTCCACGGTGAGCCTGGCGTGGAACGCATCGACCGACAACGTCTCCGTCGCCGCCTACGACGTCTACCGCGGCCAGATCCTGGTCAAGACGGTCACCACCACCTCGGCCACCGTCACCGGGCTGTCGCCCGCCACCGCTTACACCTTCACCGTGAAGGCGCGCGATCTCGCCGAGAACTCCTCCCCCGCCTCCAACTCCCTCCCCGTCACCACCGACGACGTCGCCGGTCCCGGCAACTACTACAAGGTCGGCTACTTCATCCAGTGGGGCCTCTACGGGCGCCAGTACTTCGTGAAGAACCTGGACACCTCCGGCGCCGCGGCCAAGCTCGACGTCGTCAACTACGCCTTCGAGAACATCGACCCGGTCAATCTGACCTGCCAGGCCGGGGTCACCAAGGGCATCTCCGGCAATCCGCAGGACCCGGACGAGGGCACCGGCGCCGGTGACGCCGACGCCGACTACGGACGGCCCTTCTCCGCCGCCCAGTCCGTGGACGGCGTCGCCGACGACGGCTGGGGCAAGCTCCGCGGCAACTTCAACCAGATCAAAAAGCTGAAGGCCAAGCATCCGCACCTCAAGTTCGTCGTCTCGCTGGGCGGCTGGACCTTCTCCAAGTTCTTCTCCGACGCGGCGGCCACCCCGGCCTCGCGCGAGAAGTTCGTCCGCTCCTGCGTCGACATCTGGATCAAGGGCAATCTGCCGGTCTACAACGGCGCGGGCGGCCCCGGCACCGGCCTCGGGGTCTTCGACGGCATCGACATCGACTGGGAGTGGCCCGGTGCCGAAGGACACGCGGGCAACCGCTGGGGTCCGCAGGACAAGGACAACCTGACCGCGCTGCTCGCCGAGTTCCGCAGGCAGCTCGACGCCCTCGGCGGCGAGCACAAGCTGCTGACCGCGTTCACCCCGGCCGACCCGGCGAAGATCGCGGCCGGCTGGGATCTGACGAAGATCTTCGACTACCTCGACTTCGCGAACGTCCAGGGGTACGACTTCCACGGCGCGGGCAGCGACAACTCGTGGGAGCCCAACCGCACCGGGCACCAGGCGAACCTCCACCGGGACGCCCAGGACCCGTACCCCTTCGACTTCAGCATCGAGAAGGCCGTCCAGACCTATCTCGACGCCGGGGTCAATCCACGGAAGCTGACCGTCGGCTTCCCGTTCTACGGCCGCGGCTGGAAGGACGTGGCGGCGGGCGCACCGGGCGTCAACGGCGAATGGCAGACCGCGAACGGCGCGGCACCGGGACAGTTCGTGGAAGAAGCGGGGATCCGCGGCTACCAGAACATGATCACCAGCTATCCGAATATGACCGTCTACCACGACACCCAGTCGATCTCGACCTACGGATACACCGGGCCCGGCGGTACCTGGTGGAGCTTCGACGACGCCTGGTCCATCGGGAAGAAGGCCGAGTGGATCAAGTCCAAGGGGCTGCTCGGCGGGATGATCTGGGAGATGTCCGGTGACACCCCGACCGGCACGCTGATGAACGCGCTGCACGCCGGGCTGCCGTGA
- a CDS encoding GmrSD restriction endonuclease domain-containing protein, which translates to MNPHRKKRIRGTAAAPPALALMLVLAPLATAPADATPAAPAAPASSYEMYQLEDAISLLVEADEDRTGYTSSAFPHWNAGLDPADRCDTRHEVLLSEALEAPDASAGCALSGGRWHSYYDNQSTSSLRDLTVLHAVPLAEAWGSGARNWTAERREAYANDQGATGSLNVVLTRTARERGDQNINQWHPPADSALCRYAKDWVATKLRWGLTVDKNENEALKSLADNDPCESFWVIYRPAPA; encoded by the coding sequence ATGAACCCTCACCGGAAGAAGCGCATCCGTGGCACGGCCGCCGCCCCGCCGGCGCTCGCCCTGATGCTCGTACTGGCCCCGCTCGCCACCGCCCCCGCCGACGCCACACCCGCAGCACCCGCCGCCCCCGCTTCGTCGTACGAGATGTACCAACTGGAGGACGCCATCTCCCTCCTCGTCGAGGCGGACGAGGACCGGACCGGCTACACCTCCTCCGCCTTCCCCCACTGGAACGCGGGCCTCGACCCCGCGGACCGCTGCGACACCCGGCACGAGGTCCTGCTCTCCGAAGCCCTGGAGGCGCCCGACGCCTCCGCGGGCTGCGCCCTGAGCGGCGGCCGCTGGCACTCGTACTACGACAACCAGTCCACGTCCTCGCTGCGGGACCTCACGGTCCTCCACGCCGTACCGCTCGCCGAGGCCTGGGGTTCGGGCGCCCGGAACTGGACGGCCGAGCGGCGCGAGGCGTACGCCAACGACCAGGGCGCGACCGGCAGTCTGAACGTGGTGCTGACCAGGACCGCCCGCGAGCGCGGCGACCAGAACATCAACCAATGGCATCCACCGGCCGACAGTGCCCTGTGCCGCTACGCCAAGGACTGGGTGGCGACCAAGCTCCGCTGGGGTCTGACCGTCGACAAGAACGAGAACGAGGCACTGAAGTCGCTGGCCGACAACGATCCCTGCGAGTCCTTCTGGGTCATTTACCGCCCGGCGCCCGCCTGA
- a CDS encoding HhH-GPD-type base excision DNA repair protein, with the protein MSSRSDTPAAELHLAQQPEADALLSRSPLATLVGMLLDQQVPMEWAFSGPYTIARRMGRDDLDAAEIAAYDPEAFAGLLKQKPAVHRYPGSMAQRIQTLCRYLVDEYGGDVTALWQDAADGPELLARLKALPGFGEQKAKIFLALLGKQLGVRPRGWREAAGDYGKAGSYRSAADITGPESLAKVRAHKQEMKRAAKAAKTP; encoded by the coding sequence ATGAGTTCCAGGAGCGACACCCCCGCCGCCGAGCTGCACCTCGCCCAGCAGCCCGAGGCCGACGCGCTGCTCAGCCGCAGCCCGCTCGCCACCCTCGTCGGCATGCTGCTCGACCAGCAGGTCCCGATGGAGTGGGCGTTCTCCGGCCCGTACACCATCGCCCGGCGCATGGGCCGGGACGATCTCGACGCCGCCGAGATCGCCGCGTACGACCCCGAGGCCTTCGCCGGGCTGCTGAAGCAGAAACCGGCCGTTCACCGCTATCCGGGCAGCATGGCCCAGCGGATCCAGACGCTCTGCCGCTATCTCGTCGACGAGTACGGGGGCGATGTCACCGCCCTCTGGCAGGACGCCGCGGACGGGCCCGAGCTGCTGGCCCGGCTCAAGGCGCTGCCCGGTTTCGGGGAGCAGAAGGCGAAGATCTTCCTGGCCCTGCTGGGCAAGCAGCTCGGGGTCCGGCCCCGGGGCTGGCGCGAAGCCGCAGGGGACTACGGCAAGGCGGGCTCCTACCGCTCGGCGGCCGACATCACGGGCCCCGAATCCCTGGCCAAAGTGCGGGCGCACAAACAGGAGATGAAGCGAGCGGCAAAAGCCGCGAAAACGCCGTAG